One window from the genome of Moorena sp. SIOASIH encodes:
- a CDS encoding transposase has protein sequence MKKPAKVIRTDKWQLNPTPDQKLLFGETVKVYRRACRYLVGIIYAHWSELGELTADQLTPAVEKLMHQTAKLPNVKYPQFNKSFYKFPSYLRRAAIAFSAGQVSSFVTRYREWQTGNRKKKDAKPPKLNADTGCYPSLYKGQCYKLHGFDQVEIKVFNGSDWIWRTVQITGLRERHLVATNKMMSPSLVFNERCCHLSVPFTCKPEKRKPEANVTAVDLGINTTAIIAVVTHSGTVIHREFIHPGRDIDRRDKRLKSVSVRASKTMGKGGKLHKGFCSRTYEKCRRINHQIGHIVSKRIIEIAEQFNSEAIVFENLKGWKPKGGRKRSNLRQRFHGWLKDKIRNFTEMKWTELGGKVIEVVAAYTSKLAYDGSGTVRRDSRNYSLATFPSSKRFNADLNGAYNIGARGVFKLTYRNGSEGRSSKRSGRPPRSWACLCDLWTLRSSRLA, from the coding sequence TCAGAACTGACAAGTGGCAGCTTAATCCAACTCCCGATCAGAAGTTACTATTTGGGGAGACGGTTAAGGTGTATCGCCGTGCTTGTCGGTATTTAGTTGGCATCATTTATGCTCACTGGTCTGAACTGGGAGAGCTGACGGCAGATCAACTAACTCCGGCTGTCGAAAAGTTAATGCATCAAACAGCCAAACTTCCTAATGTAAAATACCCTCAATTCAATAAATCCTTTTACAAATTCCCCAGCTATCTGCGTCGTGCTGCGATCGCGTTTTCGGCTGGTCAGGTAAGTAGTTTTGTTACTCGTTATCGGGAGTGGCAAACGGGAAATAGAAAAAAAAAGGACGCTAAACCTCCAAAACTAAACGCAGACACTGGTTGTTACCCCTCTTTGTATAAAGGTCAATGCTATAAATTACATGGCTTTGACCAAGTAGAAATTAAAGTTTTTAATGGCTCTGACTGGATTTGGAGAACAGTTCAAATCACTGGACTCAGAGAGCGTCATTTGGTGGCAACCAACAAGATGATGTCTCCTTCATTGGTGTTCAATGAGAGATGTTGCCATTTGTCTGTTCCCTTCACTTGTAAGCCAGAAAAAAGAAAACCAGAAGCTAACGTTACTGCGGTAGATCTGGGAATTAATACCACTGCAATAATAGCGGTTGTCACTCATAGCGGCACTGTAATCCACCGCGAATTTATTCATCCGGGGAGAGACATAGACCGTAGGGACAAACGACTGAAATCTGTATCCGTACGGGCATCAAAAACCATGGGTAAAGGGGGCAAACTTCATAAAGGTTTTTGCTCTAGAACCTATGAGAAATGCCGAAGAATCAATCATCAAATCGGCCACATCGTTTCTAAACGAATTATTGAGATTGCTGAACAATTTAACTCTGAAGCTATCGTGTTTGAAAACCTTAAGGGATGGAAGCCAAAAGGTGGACGGAAACGATCTAACCTGCGGCAAAGGTTTCACGGATGGCTTAAGGATAAGATTCGCAATTTTACTGAAATGAAGTGGACTGAACTGGGAGGCAAAGTAATAGAGGTCGTAGCGGCTTACACCTCGAAGTTAGCCTATGATGGTTCCGGTACGGTTAGACGTGATTCAAGAAATTACTCCCTAGCAACCTTCCCATCAAGTAAGCGCTTTAACGCAGATCTTAATGGTGCTTACAATATTGGTGCTAGAGGTGTGTTTAAGCTCACTTACAGAAATGGTAGTGAGGGTCGTTCCAGCAAAAGATCTGGACGACCGCCTAGAAGCTGGGCTTGCCTTTGTGACCTTTGGACGCTTCGTAGTTCCAGGTTAGCATAG